The window CACAATAAACTATCTTGTAGGCAAAGTGATGAGAAAGACCAAGGGAAAAGCCGACCCCACAACTACGCTTGAAATCTTGAGAAAGAAATTATCTTCCTAAAAGAGATACAGTCTCTCCGCTCTTGTCCATTGCTATTGCAACTCCTGATTCTTCTTTTGGATCAAGAGAATATACTGCCTTGGGGGTAAACATGATGACATCAGGCGTCTTGTTCTGGCTGATTCTCTCAAATATCTTGCTTGATGTCTTTCCTGTTGCAGAGCGTGCAATGATGTCAGTTATCCTCGACTTTTCTTTTGAATCCGTGACAAAGCTGACCTTGCCTTTAAGCTGGTACCCTATCAAGTCTTTTCTGTCAAAGACTCCTACACTTACCCACGGGATGGACCTGAAATTTCCTTGCGACTTGTGTTTGAAAAAGTCAAGCCAGTAAACTGCAGTATCTGTAAAATAAAACGAAGTTCTAGGGGACAAGTTTGCAAGGCCGTTGATGTCTACTGAGCCTACGACAATGACTTTCTGGCTCTTGAACAATTGCTGGACCTTGCTTGGAATCTTTATCATGATTTGATATTATTTCACAGATGTATTAAAGTAGACTGGAGGTTATCTGTTTTGAAAATAACGCCTTACATCTTGCCAAATTCATCTTCATCAGAATATGCACGCTC of the Candidatus Nitrosotalea sinensis genome contains:
- a CDS encoding pyridoxamine 5'-phosphate oxidase family protein yields the protein MIKIPSKVQQLFKSQKVIVVGSVDINGLANLSPRTSFYFTDTAVYWLDFFKHKSQGNFRSIPWVSVGVFDRKDLIGYQLKGKVSFVTDSKEKSRITDIIARSATGKTSSKIFERISQNKTPDVIMFTPKAVYSLDPKEESGVAIAMDKSGETVSLLGR